A window from Primulina eburnea isolate SZY01 chromosome 2, ASM2296580v1, whole genome shotgun sequence encodes these proteins:
- the LOC140817035 gene encoding calcium-dependent protein kinase 20-like — MGNTCVGPNLGKNGFLQSVTAAVWKTRQPETLPPPNQEQEASSTKHKNGDQNSVSSVSPDIKISDSDQACVQSVPPTPIKIAAEEANFVDPQNLVKSEVKGGDHSSTYTDNTSNNPKDETKHNKPSHIKRVSSVGLQIESVLQRKTENLKEIYSLGKKLGQGQFGTTYLCVEKGTNKEFACKSIPKRKLTTEEDVEDVRREIQIMHHLAGHPNVISIVGAYEDAMAVHVVMELCAGGELFDRIIQRGHYTERKAAELARIIVGVVEACHSLGVMHRDLKPENFLFVNEQEESPLKTIDFGLSMFFKPGETFSDVVGSPYYVAPEVLRKHYGPECDVWSAGVIIYILLCGVPPFWDESEQGIFEQVLKGELDFVSEPWPCISESAKDLVRKMLVRDPKKRLTAHQVLCHPWLQVNSETPDKPLDSAVLSRLKQFSAMNKLKKIAIRVIAESLSEEEIAGLKEMFKMIDVDNSGQITLEELKNGLERVGADLKETEIVSLMQAADIDNSGTIDYGEFVAAMLNLNKVQREDHLFAAFSYFDKDGSGYITRDELQLACEQFGLGDVHLEEIIREVDQDNDGRIDYSEFVAMMQDTGFGKKGLKTV, encoded by the exons ATGGGGAACACATGTGTAGGTCCAAACTTGGGCAAAAATGGCTTCTTACAATCCGTGACAGCTGCGGTGTGGAAAACTCGGCAGCCGGAGACCCTTCCGCCTCCCAATCAAGAACAGGAAGCCAGCAGTACTAAACACAAGAATGGCGATCAAAACAGTGTCAGCTCAGTTAGTCCAGATATCAAAATCTCTGATTCCGATCAGGCTTGTGTACAAAGCGTCCCGCCAACACCAATTAAAATTGCGGCCGAGGAAGCCAACTTCGTGGATCCCCAAAATCTGGTGAAGTCAGAGGTGAAGGGAGGTGATCATAGTAGTACATATACTGACAATACCAGTAACAATCCCAAAGATGAGACAAAACATAATAAGCCTAGTCATATCAAGAGAGTTTCGAGTGTAGGACTGCAAATTGAATCAGTTTTACAACGAAAAACAGAAAATCTAAAAGAGATATATAGTTTAGGGAAGAAGTTAGGACAAGGGCAATTTGGAACAACATATCTATGCGTGGAGAAGGGAACCAACAAAGAGTTTGCCTGCAAATCTATTCCAAAGAGGAAGTTAACTACGGAGGAGGATGTGGAGGATGTTAGGAGAGAGATTCAAATAATGCATCACTTGGCTGGACATCCTAATGTAATATCTATTGTAGGAGCTTATGAGGATGCCATGGCTGTTCATGTTGTTATGGAGCTTTGTGCGGGAGGAGAACTATTTGACAGGATCATACAAAGGGGCCATTATACAGAAAGAAAGGCCGCAGAGCTTGCTAGGATAATAGTTGGTGTTGTAGAAGCGTGTCATTCCTTGGGGGTTATGCATAGAGACCTGAAACCTGAGAATTTTCTTTTCGTTAATGAGCAAGAGGAGTCACCTCTTAAGACCATTGACTTTGGGCTTTCAATGTTCTTCAAACCTG gTGAAACATTTTCTGATGTGGTTGGAAGCCCATACTATGTAGCCCCTGAGGTTTTAAGGAAGCACTATGGCCCAGAATGTGATGTCTGGAGCGCAGGAGTTATTATTTACATTTTGTTGTGTGGAGTTCCACCTTTTTGGGATG AATCGGAACAAGGAATATTCGAGCAGGTTCTTAAAGGGGAACTTGACTTTGTATCGGAACCTTGGCCTTGTATATCTGAAAGTGCAAAAGATCTAGTCAGAAAAATGCTTGTGCGAGATCCCAAGAAGAGGCTCACAGCCCATCAAGTTCTTT GCCATCCATGGTTACAAGTTAATAGTGAAACTCCAGATAAGCCTCTTGATTCAGCTGTTCTCTCTCGTCTGAAGCAATTTTCTGCCATGAATAAACTCAAGAAGATAGCCATCAGG GTTATAGCTGAAAGTCTCTCAGAGGAGGAGATTGCTGGGCTGAAGGAAATGTTTAAAATGATAGATGTGGATAACAGTGGACAGATCACTCTCGAAGAACTGAAAAATGGTTTGGAAAGAGTTGGTGCCGATCTGAAAGAGACTGAAATAGTTAGCCTGATGCAAGCT GCTGATATTGACAATAGTGGAACCATAGACTATGGAGAATTTGTGGCAGCAATGCTGAATTTAAACAAAGTTCAGAGAGAAGATCACTTGTTTGCGGCTTTTTCGTATTTTGACAAAGATGGTAGTGGTTATATCACACGGGATGAGCTCCAACTGGCTTGTGAGCAATTTGGACTAGGAGATGTTCACCTAGAAGAAATAATACGCGAAGTTGATCAGGATAAT GATGGTCGGATTGACTACAGTGAATTTGTGGCCATGATGCAAGACACTGGTTTTGGGAAGAAGGGACTCAAAACAGTTTAA